From the genome of Methylocystis heyeri:
GCCATCGCCGATTTTCTCGGCGTGCCGCTCTGCGAATTGTGGCCGGAATGGTTCGACGCGGACGGCAAGCTGATCTCCACGGCTGCGCTTCCGCGCCCGAGCGCCCAGCCTATCCCGACAGCGTCCTTCCGGTCGAGGCTACGCCGCCGCGCCGCTTGAGCTTTGGTTAACCGACGCCCTTTCGCCCCGGAGGCAGAATGCAAATCCCCGAAAAAATCGCCATCGCGGACATAGACGCCACGGACCGTCTTCGGCCGGTCGACGTGGCGCATGCTCAATTCATCGCAGATTCGATCGAGCGCAAAGGCAATGGCGTTGTCGGCGAAGGCCTCGATCAGCCGATCATCGTCCGCCCCAAGTCGGCGGGCGGCTATCAGCTCGTCATCGGCGGCCACCGCCACTGGGCGATGGTCGATCTCGGCTGGAAAGAACTGGTCGTCGGCAAGCACGTCATGGTGCAGGAACTCGACGATCTCGAAGCGAAAATCGCCGAGATCGACGAGAACGTAGCCCGCCGCGACCTTAATCCATTGGATCGGGCGATCTTCATCGCCAAGCGCCGGGAACTCTTCGTCAAAAAATATGGGGAGACGCGCGGTCGCAAGCGCAAAGACATTGAATTCAAAGAGGAAGAAAAAAACCCCAACTTGGGGGTTTTTCTCTCCTCCCGCTTTTCCGAGGAGACGGCGAAGCGGATCGGCTACAGCAAGGGCACTATCGATCGCGCACTCCATATCGCTAACAATTTGTCTGAAGAGATCATCGCCGCCATTCGCGGCACCGGGGTCGAGACCAATCAGCAGGAGCTGCTCGCCCTGGCCGAGGCCGAGCCCGAACAGCAGCTCGCCCTGGCGCGCAAAATCTCCTCGGGCGAGGCCAAAACGGTGCTGCAGGCCAAATGGGCCTGCGGCTTCGAGCGGCAGCCCGCCAACGACCCGCAAGGCCGCCTGCTCACAAACCTCTCCGAGTCCTTCGACAAGGCCAGCAAGGCCACGCGCGCCTCTTTCATGAAGAAGTTCGGGCTCGCCTACGCGGAGACGCGGAGATGACGGTCGAGCAGGTCTATCTCCTTCGCGAGACCTTTCCTCCAGGCGCTTCGGGCGTCCCCTTGAGCGAGTTTGACGGCACGCCGTTCTGGGCGGTGCGGCTGCAGCCTCATCCAACCGTGATAGGCCAATGGCTTCATGCGGGCCTCTATTTCCATGACCTCCCAAGCAACTGTTTTCGCCTGACCGAGGCCGGCCGCAAGGCTGTCTCCGACGCCCGCATGCGCCTTGAGGCCGCCGGAAAATGAACAGCTGGCTCTCGCTCCAGGAACTCGCTGACCTCGCGCTGCCCGGCCTGCCGGCGACGCCGCGCGGCTGGCGTGACTGGGCGGAGCGCAACGGCTGGGACGAGCGCGCCGGCATGGTGCGGGCGCGCTCGGGGCGCGGCGGCGGGCTCGAATACCACATCGAGCTGCTGCCGCCCGAAAGCCTCGCGGCCTATGTCGCCGGGACCCTTGGCCTCGTCGACGCCACCAAGGAGAGCGCCGCGGGCTGCGACCAGCTCTCCCTGCCGATGATGGAGTCCCGCGACGCCCGCATGGCGCTGGTGATGGCCGCGGACCGGCTCGCGGTCGAGGGCTCCATGAGCCACCGCACGGCGGACCGGCTGTTCGCGGCGCTCTACAACGCCGAGCGCATCGACGTCGCGGCCTGGGTGCGCTCGCAGATCAAACAGACGAGCGCAAAGACGCTCCAGCGCTGGCGCATCGCGGCGCGGCGCGACAAATCCCGCCTCGGAGTCGATCGAGGCGCGGCGCGCAGGGGTAAGGGCGCGTTGGACGTGGCGGAGGATGGTAAGGTGAAGGCGTTCATCCTCGCCCATGTCGCCCATCAGCCGCATCTTTCCGCGGATCATGTCCGCACGCTGGTGGCGGATCGTTTCGCGGGGCTGGAACTGCCCTCGAAGCGCACCTTTCAGCTCTATTTGACCCGGCTCAAAGCCGACAATGGCGTGCTGCTGACGCGGGTGACGAACCCGGATCGCTTCAAGAGCGCCTTTCGGGTTTCCGGCGCCAACTCCCATCCCGTCACGCGCCTCAACGAGCTTTGGCAGATCGACGCTTCGCCCGCGGACGTCCTCTGCGTCGATGGCCGCCATTCGGTCTATGTCTGCATCGACATTTTCAGCCGCCGGCTCTGCATCTATCTCTCGCGCACGCCCAAGGCTGAAGCCGTCGCCCTGCTGATGCGCAAGGCGATCCTGGAATGGGGCGCGCCGGAGCGGTTGAAGCTCGACAACGGCTCGGATTTCATCGCGAAGGCCTCGCAGCGCCTCTTCGCCAGCCTCGAAATCGAGGTCGAATTCTCCGCGCCCTTCAGCCCCGAGCAGAAGGGCCATGTCGAGCGCGCCATTGGCTCGATGCAGCGCGATCTGATGCCGCTGCTGCCGGGCTTCATCGGCCACAGCGTCAAGGACCGCAAGGTCATCGAGGAGCGCAAGGCCTTCTCGGCCCGCCTCGGCCAGGATGACGCCCGCGCCTTCGGCGTGGAGCTCACCGCCAGGGAGCTGCAGGCCTATCTCGACGATTGGGCGCGGGGTCGCTACGCCTCGCGGCCCCATAGCGGGATCGACGGCGTCTCGCCGCAGGCCAAGGCCGCCTCCTATGCCGGCAAGGTCCGCCGCGTCGCCGACGAGCGCGCGCTCGATCTGCTGCTGGCGCCGCTCGCGGGCGCCGATGGGCTGCGCATGGTCGGCAAACAGGGCGTGCGCATCGACGGCAGCTTCTATCTGCCGACCACCGTCCTCCCCGGCGATCGCGTCTTCGTGCGCATGGACCCTGCCGACATGGGCCGCGCCTTCCTTTTCTCACCCGATGGCGAAACCTTCCTCGGCGAGGCGATCTGCCCCGAGCTTGCCGGCGTCGATCCGGTGGAAGCAGTGGCGCGCGCCAAGTCGGCGCAAAAGGCCTTGCTGGAAGAAGGCACGAAAGAGCTTCGCGCCGGCATGCGCCGCATCAAGCCGCGCGACATGGCGGAGGCCGTGCTGCGCCAGGGCGCATTGGAGAGCGGCAAGCTCGCCATCTTCCCGCGCCCTGCGGAAACCCACGAGACCCCGGCGCTTGCGGCGGCGAAAGAGGCGCTGAGCCCGGTGGAAGAGGTGAAGGCCTATCTCGCCGAGAAGACGCAGGAACAAGCCCCCTCGACCTCCGTCGTTCGCCTCCCCGAGACCAAGCAGCAGCGCTTCAAGCGTGCATTGGAATTGGAGGCCGCGATCGCGCGCAGCGAAGCGATTCCGACCGATCTGGCCCTTTGGCTCGGCGGCTATCAGGCCGGCGCCGAATACGCGGCGATGAAGGCCATGTTCGAAGACTTTGGTGAGCAAGCGTTGAAGTGAGTTTTTCAAAAGGAAAGGCGCGCCGTTGCAGCGGCGCGCCCCTCAAAACCGAAAAGGATACGAGAGCAACTATGTCAAACCTGTCCCCTCCCGTCAAACCCCGCGGCAGTATCGCGGCGTTGAAGAATGTTTCGGGATTCTTCGAACTGGTTTCGCGCGTGCGCGATCGCTCGCCGTCGCTGCCCAATATCGGCGTCATGCACGGCCGCTCCGGCGACGGCAAAAGCTACGCCTCGATCTATGCGCAGAACAAGACGCGGGCCATTCGCGTCGAGGTCGGCGACAGCTGGACCCGCAAGACTTTGCTTTGCGCGATCCTGCAGGAATGCGGCGTGCACCGGCCTTCGGGCTCGGTGGCGGAGCTGTCGCAGCTCGCGATCCAGACGCTGGCGGAAGAACCGCGCCGGCCGCTCTTTGTCGACGAAGCCGACAAGATTTGCGACAAGAATTACATCGAGCTGATCCGCGAAATCGCCATGGGCTCCAACGTGCCCGTGCTGCTGATCGGCGAGGAGCGGCTGCCCTCGAAGCTCGCCCAGGTCGAACGGCTGCACAACCGAATCCTCGCTTGGTTCGGGGCGGAGCCCTGCGATCTCGCCGATGCGCGAAAGCTCGCCGAGCTGCTCCTGCCCGAAAGCGTCACGATCGAGGACGCTCTGCTCGACGAAATCCGCGTGCAGGGCGACGGCCGCGCCCGCCGCATCGCCACCAGCCTCGACGGCGTTGGACATTGGGCCCGCAACGCCGGCGTGAAGGCGGTTTCAAAGGCCAATTACGACGGCGCGATCTACACCGGCGAAGCGCCCAAGGCGCGCGCCGCCAAGCTCATCGTGAAGCCCGAAATCGTCGCCTCCAACACGCGGAGGGCTTCGTGACGCGCAAGCCAATCGCCATCGAAATCGCGATGCCTTCCGGCCCGGCGCATTACTGGTCTCTGATGCAGGCCGCCGGACCGAAGGGCTTCACCATTCGCTCCATCGCGCTGGCCTCGGAAGGCGTCGCCTATAAATCGGTCAAGCGCTACGTCGAGTTCCTCAAGGCCGAAGGCTTCGTCGTGCGCATAGGCGAGAAGCGCGACGGCTTTGCGATGCAGGCGGTCTATGCCGTCAAGCGGCCCCAGCGCAACGCGCCGATCAGGCGCGCGGAGGGCAAGACGGAGCCCTTCACCGCGCGGCAGGCGCTGTGGAACGCCATGCGCACCCTGGCGCGCTTCTCGATCAACGAACTCGCCATAGCGGCCTCGACCGAAGAGCGCCCGGTGGCGCAGCGCACGGCGGACGCCTATGTGCGCGCGCTGCTCAAGGCCGGCGCGGTCATCGTGATCGACCCGCCGCAGCGCCTCAAGGGCAAGGGCTCGACCGTCGGCGTTTATCGACTCTCGCCGCGGGCCAACAGCGGCCCGCAGGCGCCTAAGCTCTGCAACGCGAACTTCATTTTCGACATGAACACCCGCAAGCCCCTGGGCGAGGCGGTAGTTACGGAGGCGCGTCCATGACCGCGGCTGTTAAGGTTAATTCTTTACCGCTTGTTAAGGCTCTGTTTCTCGACAAGGCGCGCGAGGCCTATGGCGCCGCGCTTCCCCAATGGATCGAGGAGCTGGCCAAATATGCCGACGCCAACACTGCGGCGGCGGCCGGGCGCAAGATCGGCGTGTCGGCATCGACCGTCTCGCAGATCCTCTCCAACAGCTACGGCGCTCGCGACTGGGGCGGAATCGAAGCGCGCGTGCGCGGCGAGCTGATGCGGGAGACCGTGGTCTGCCCGGTGCTGGATGAAATCACCAAGGGCTATTGCCAGGACGAACAGGCCAAGTCCTTCACCGGCACCAGCGCGACGCGCACCGCGCTGTTCCACGCCTGCCGCGGCGGCTGCGAGCATTCGCGGCTCAAAGTTGCGGGAGGCGTCGATGGCTGAACCGCAAACCCTCGTCTCAAAGCTCGCCGATCTCGAAGCCTGCCTGCGTAGCCTCGGGGCCTCGCCTTGTCACTTCGAACCGCAGGCGATGGAAGCCCTCGCCGATGAAATCTACGAGATGGGACGAAAGGCCATCGAACTTGGCGTCGAACGCCGTGCTTTGGAGCGCAAGGCCGCGATCGCCGACGCGCTGGACGAAGCCCCCGATCTGCCGCTTTCCAATGCGCTGAGCGAGATGGCCAGCGGCTTCGGGGATCTGCGCGACAGCCTCATCGAACTCGCGCCGCAGAAGAGCTTCGAGGGCTATGGCGCCGTCGGCGAGGCGCTCGAAATGCTGGCACAAAAGGCCAAACGGCTGGAACTCGAAGCCCATGTGCGGGAGCGCGAGATCGAGCGCCTCCGCACCCAGCTCACGGCGATGG
Proteins encoded in this window:
- a CDS encoding helix-turn-helix domain-containing protein, with amino-acid sequence MPKASKEGLNRHEIMAAIRMKGSSFAAIARDHGLKRQTMYWAQIRPHPRANAAIADFLGVPLCELWPEWFDADGKLISTAALPRPSAQPIPTASFRSRLRRRAA
- a CDS encoding ParB/RepB/Spo0J family partition protein; this encodes MQIPEKIAIADIDATDRLRPVDVAHAQFIADSIERKGNGVVGEGLDQPIIVRPKSAGGYQLVIGGHRHWAMVDLGWKELVVGKHVMVQELDDLEAKIAEIDENVARRDLNPLDRAIFIAKRRELFVKKYGETRGRKRKDIEFKEEEKNPNLGVFLSSRFSEETAKRIGYSKGTIDRALHIANNLSEEIIAAIRGTGVETNQQELLALAEAEPEQQLALARKISSGEAKTVLQAKWACGFERQPANDPQGRLLTNLSESFDKASKATRASFMKKFGLAYAETRR
- a CDS encoding DDE-type integrase/transposase/recombinase, which translates into the protein MNSWLSLQELADLALPGLPATPRGWRDWAERNGWDERAGMVRARSGRGGGLEYHIELLPPESLAAYVAGTLGLVDATKESAAGCDQLSLPMMESRDARMALVMAADRLAVEGSMSHRTADRLFAALYNAERIDVAAWVRSQIKQTSAKTLQRWRIAARRDKSRLGVDRGAARRGKGALDVAEDGKVKAFILAHVAHQPHLSADHVRTLVADRFAGLELPSKRTFQLYLTRLKADNGVLLTRVTNPDRFKSAFRVSGANSHPVTRLNELWQIDASPADVLCVDGRHSVYVCIDIFSRRLCIYLSRTPKAEAVALLMRKAILEWGAPERLKLDNGSDFIAKASQRLFASLEIEVEFSAPFSPEQKGHVERAIGSMQRDLMPLLPGFIGHSVKDRKVIEERKAFSARLGQDDARAFGVELTARELQAYLDDWARGRYASRPHSGIDGVSPQAKAASYAGKVRRVADERALDLLLAPLAGADGLRMVGKQGVRIDGSFYLPTTVLPGDRVFVRMDPADMGRAFLFSPDGETFLGEAICPELAGVDPVEAVARAKSAQKALLEEGTKELRAGMRRIKPRDMAEAVLRQGALESGKLAIFPRPAETHETPALAAAKEALSPVEEVKAYLAEKTQEQAPSTSVVRLPETKQQRFKRALELEAAIARSEAIPTDLALWLGGYQAGAEYAAMKAMFEDFGEQALK
- a CDS encoding AAA family ATPase, producing the protein MSNLSPPVKPRGSIAALKNVSGFFELVSRVRDRSPSLPNIGVMHGRSGDGKSYASIYAQNKTRAIRVEVGDSWTRKTLLCAILQECGVHRPSGSVAELSQLAIQTLAEEPRRPLFVDEADKICDKNYIELIREIAMGSNVPVLLIGEERLPSKLAQVERLHNRILAWFGAEPCDLADARKLAELLLPESVTIEDALLDEIRVQGDGRARRIATSLDGVGHWARNAGVKAVSKANYDGAIYTGEAPKARAAKLIVKPEIVASNTRRAS
- a CDS encoding transcriptional regulator, which codes for MTAAVKVNSLPLVKALFLDKAREAYGAALPQWIEELAKYADANTAAAAGRKIGVSASTVSQILSNSYGARDWGGIEARVRGELMRETVVCPVLDEITKGYCQDEQAKSFTGTSATRTALFHACRGGCEHSRLKVAGGVDG